A window of Plantibacter sp. PA-3-X8 genomic DNA:
ACTGCGTGCCGCGTACGAGGCCGTGGCCGGCGACGATCACCGACCGGTCCTCCTGCCCGTGCTCAGTATCGCCGGCACCGATGCCGAGGACGAGTCGGCAGCCGCCGATCCCACGGAGGGCGTGGAGCCGGGCGCGCCCGTCGATCTGGCGCGCATCGCGGAACGGTTCCGTGCTGCGCTCGCACAGCTTCGGTCGGCCGAACTCGAGCGGGGCCTGACGCTCGTCGGACCACACCGCGACGATGTGTTCTTCGGTCTCAACGGGCTGCCGGTCAAGGGCTACGCGAGCCACGGTGAATCGTGGTCGTTCGCGCTCGCCGCCAAACTCGCCTCGGCCGAGCTCCTCCGGGCCGACTCGTCCCTCGGCGACCCGGTGCTCATCCTCGACGACGTCTTCGCCGAGCTGGATTCGCGTCGCCGGGAACGCCTCGCGGCCGCGGTCGCGGAGTACGACCAGGTCATCATCACCGCGGCCGTGTTCGACGACGTCCCCGAACGGTTCACCGCGCACGTCGTGCGCATCGAGGCCGGACGGATCGTCGACGGTCCGGAAGATGCGGCCGGCCCAGTGAACGAGCCGTTCCCCACGGAGTCGACGCATGACTGAGCCGCGGCGACTCGGACGGGACGCCGACCCGGCGGGGGAACTCTCCGCCACGGTGTACCTCCGGTTCAAGGAGATCTTCGGTGGCGAACGGATCTCCCGTGATCGCAAACGCCGCGAACGCTCGGCCGAGGGGCCTCAGGACTCGGTGCCGTACGGTGTCGGTCGCGACCCCAAGGGCCTCGGGACGGTCATCGATTCGCTGACCGCCGGACTCGGGTGGAACTCGCCACTCGCCCAGCACGAGGTCCTCGGGAACTGGGCGGAGTTGTGCGGCGAGGACACCGCCAGGTACTCCGAACCGGTGTCGATCGCGGACGGCGTCCTGCTCGTCCAATGCCAGTCGACGGCCTGGGCGACACAGCTGCGACACATGCGCCACGAGATCCTCGTCCGCATCGCCGAACGCTATCCCGACGCCGGTGTCGACACGATCCGTTTCCAGGGCCCCGGAGCACCCTCCTGGAAAAGAGGCCCCAGGTCGATCCCAGGGCGTGGTCCACGCGATACTTACGGCTAGGGAGGCAAATACAGCCTCCGGGCATGGAAAAGTGCCTCAAACGGGCGTTTTCTCGCGGCTTCACGGGGTCTGTTTGGTAGGATGGAACGGTCGAATCTCGACGGTTTGGAGCCCTCTTTTCCTATGACATCAGAACCCAACACGCACGCCCAAGACTCTGATTACGGCGCAAGTGCCATCCAGGTTCTCGAAGGTCTCGAAGCCGTCCGGAAGCGGCCCGGTATGTACATCGGGTCCACCGGTCCACGTGGTCTGCACCACCTGGTCTACGAGATCGTCGACAACTCCGTGGACGAGGCCCTCGCCGGCTACTGCGACACGATCCTCGTGACCATCCTGGAGGACGGCGGCGTCCGCGTCATCGACAACGGTCGAGGCATCCCGGTCGACATCCACCCGGTCGAGAAGAAGTCGACCGTCGAGGTCGTCCTGACCATCCTGCACGCCGGCGGCAAGTTCGGTGGCGGCGGGTACGCGGTCTCCGGTGGTCTCCACGGCGTCGGTTCGTCCGTCGTCAACGCACTGTCCACGCGCCTCTCGGTCGAGGTCCGTCGTCAGGGTTCGGTCTGGCGCCAGAGCTTCCAGCACGGTGTCCCCGACGCCCCGCTCCACGAGGACGAGCCGTCGTCCGAGACGGGCACCACGATCACCTTCTGGCCGAGCGCCGAGACGTTCGAGACGACGGAGTTCGACTACGAGACGCTCCGGACCCGCTTCCAGCAGATGGCGTTCCTCAACAAGGGCCTCCGCATCGAGCTCGCCGACGAGCGGCCGTTGCGCGACGCCATCGAGGCCGAGGACGTCGACGACAACTCGGCGGCTCACTCGCAGCGCAAGGACGTCTTCTTCTACGAGCGCGGTCTCGAGGACTACGTCGAGTACCTGAACAAGGCCAAGCGTGCCGAGCTCGTGCACGACGAGATCATCTCTTTCGAGTCGGAGAACACCGAGCGCAAGATCGCGCTCGAGGTCGCGATGCAGTGGACGACGGCGTACAACGAGAGCGTCCACACCTACGCGAACACGATCAACACGCACGAGGGCGGCACCCACGAGGAAGGGTTCCGTGCGGCGCTCACCACGCTCGTGAACCGGTACGCACGTGAGAAGGGCATCCTCAAGGAGAAGGACGACAACCTCTCGGGCGACGACGTCCGCGAGGGCCTCACTGCCGTCATCTCCGTCAAGCTCTCCGAGCCGCAGTTCGAGGGCCAGACGAAGACCAAGCTCGGCAACACCGAGGCGAAGGCGTTCGTGCAGAAGGTCGTCAGCGAGCAGCTCAACGACTGGTTCGACCGCAACCCCAACCAGGCCAAGGAGATCATCCGGAAGGCGCTGCAGGCCGCGACCGCTCGTCTCGCCGCCCGCAAGGCCCGTGAGACGGCCCGTCGCAAGGGTCTCCTCGAGGGTGGCGGCATGCCCGGCAAGCTCAAGGACTGCCAGTCGAAGGACCCGTCGCTGTCCGAGATCTTCATCGTCGAGGGTGACTCCGCAGGCGGCTCCGCCGTGCAGGGTCGCAACCCGGAGACCCAGGCGATCCTCCCGCTCCGCGGCAAGATCCTCAACGTCGAGAAGGCACGCCTCGACCGCGCGCTCGCGAACAACGAGGTCCAGGCCATGATCACGGCCTTCGGTGCCGGCATCGGTGAGGACTTCAACCCCGACAAGGTGCGGTACCACAAGATCGTGCTCATGGCCGATGCCGACGTCGACGGCCAGCACATCACGACGCTGCTGCTGACGCTCCTGTTCCGCTACATGCGCCCGCTCGTCGACCTCGGATACGTGTACCTCGCGCAGCCGCCGCTCTACCGCCTGAAGTGGTCGAACGCCGACCACCAGTACGTGTACAGCGACCGCGAACGCGACGCCCTCGTCACCGACGGTGTCGCCTCGGGCAAGCGCATCCCGAAGGAGAACGGGATCCAGCGCTACAAGGGTCTCGGCGAGATGAACTACAAGGAGCTGTGGGAGACCACGATGGACCCGCAGACGCGGACGCTCCTCCAGGTCACCCTCGACGACGCCGCGGCTGCCGATGAGATCTTCTCCACGCTCATGGGCGAGGACGTGGAGTCCCGTCGGACCTTCATCCAGAAGAACGCGAAAGACGTCCGCTTCCTCGACATCTGAGTGGCACGAACCACCCTCATCCATCGGTCACTGAGCTTGTCGAAGTGATCCACCTCGCATCAAACAGGCCCTTCGACAAGCTCAGGGACCAGGAGAAGTAAGAGAACATGGCAGACGAAACCAACGACGAGATCACGGTCCCGGACGAGGACCACGGCGTGCACGGACGGATCGACCAGGTCGACCTGCAACTCGAGATGCAGCGCAGCTACCTCGACTACGCGATGAGCGTCATCGTCGGTCGTGCCCTGCCCGACGTCCGCGACGGCCTGAAGCCCGTCCACCGCCGCGTGATCTACGCGATGTACGACGGCGGCTACCGCCCCGACCGCTCGTTCTCCAAGTGCGCGCGCGTCGTCGGCGACGTCATGGGTCAGTTCCACCCCCACGGCGACACGGCCATCTACGACGCGCTCGTCCGCCTCGTGCAGCCGTGGAGCCTGCGGTACCCGTTGGCGCTCGGCCAGGGCAACTTCGGCTCACCGGGCAACGACGGCGCGGCCGCCCCTCGGTACACCGAGACGAAGATGGCCCCGCTCGCCATGGAGATGGTGCGCGACATCGACGAGGAGACCGTCGACTTCCAGCCCAACTACGACGGCGAGTCCCAGGAGCCGGTCGTCCTGCCGGCGCGCTTCCCGAACCTGCTCGTCAACGGGTCCGTCGGCATCGCGGTCGGCATGGCCACGAACATCCCGCCACACAACCTCCGCGAGGTCGCCGACGGTGCCCTCTGGCACCTGGCGAACCCCGAGGCCAGCCGGGACGAGCTCCTCGAGGCACTCATGCAGCGCATCAAGGGGCCGGACTTCCCGACCGGCGCGCAGATCCTCGGTATCAAGGGCATCCAGGACGCCTACCGCACGGGTCGCGGGTCCATCACGATGCGGGCCGTCGTGAACGTCGAGGAGATCCAGGGCCGGACCTGCCTCGTCGTCACCGAGCTCCCGTACCAGGTGAACCCCGACAACCTCGCGCTGAAGATCGCCGACCTCGTCAAGGAGGGTCGTCTCGGCGGCGTCGCCGACATCCGCGACGAGACCTCCGGTCGCACCGGCCAGCGGCTCGTCATCGTGCTGAAACGCGATGCGGTCGCGAAGGTCGTCCTCAACAACCTCTACAAGCACACGCAGCTGCAGGACAACTTCGGCGCGAACATGCTCGCGATCGTCGACGGCATCCCGCGGACGTTGCCGCTCGACGGGTTCATCACCAACTGGGTGACGCACCAGGTCGAGGTCATCGTCCGCCGCACCGTGTTCCGACTCCGCAAGAAGGAGGAGCGCGCACACATCCTCCGCGGCTACCTGAAGGCGCTCGACGCACTGGACGAGGTCATCGCGCTCATCCGTCGCTCGCCGTCCGCCGACGAGGCGCGCACGGGTCTCATGGACCTCCTCGAGATCGACGAGCTCCAGGCCAGCGCGATCCTCGACATGCAGCTGCGTCGTCTGGCCGCCCTCGAGCGTCAGAAGATCATCGACGAGGCAGCCGAGATCGAAGCGCAGATCGCCGACCTCAAGGACATCCTCGCGAAGCCGGTCCGCCAGCGCGAGATCGTCAGCGAGGAACTGACCGCGATCGTCGACAAGTACGGCGACGACCGCCGCACCGAGATCATGTTCGGTTTCGACGGCGACATGAACATGGAAGACCTGATCCCCGAAGAGGAGATGGTCATCACCGTCACCCGCGGCGGGTACATCAAGCGCACGCGCAGCGACAACTACCGTCAGCAGCACCGCGGTGGCAAGGGTGTCAAGGGCGCCCAGCTGCGCGCGGACGACGTGGTCGACCACTTCTTCGTGACGACGACGCACCACTGGCTCCTCTTCTTCACGACGAAGGGTCGCGTGTACCGCGCGAAGGCCTACGAGCTGCAGGAGGCCGGCCGCGACGCCAAGGGCCAGCACGTGGCCAACCTGCTCGCCATGCAGCCCGACGAGGAGATCGCCGAGATCCTCGACATCCGCGACTACGAGGCCGCGACGTACCTGGTCCTCGCGACGCACGACGGCCTCGTCAAGAAGACGGCGCTCTCGGAGTACGACACGAACCGCTCGGGCGGCATCATCGCGATCAACCTGCGCGAGGGCGACGAGCTCACCTCCGCGCTGCTCGTGGAGAACGACAGCGACGTCCTGCTGGTGTCCCGTAAGGGCATGTCGATCCGCTTCACGGCCAGCGACGAGACCCTGCGGCCGATGGGACGCGCGACGAGCGGCGTCATCGGCATGCATTTCCGCGACGACGACAAGCTGCTCTCGGCGTCGGTGCTGCCGTCCGTCGAGGGTGAGGAACGCGAGGCGTTCGTCTTCGTCGTGACGGAGGGCGGCTACGCGAAGCGCACCAACATCGACCAGTACCGCGGCCAGAACCGCGGTGGTCTGGGCATCAAGGTGGCCAAGCTGAACGACGATCGAGGCACCCTCGCGGGCGCCCTGATCGTCGACGAGAGCGACGAGGTCCTTGTGGTTCTTGCCAGTGGCAAGGTGGTAAGGTCTGCCGTGGCCGAAGTTCCAGCGAAGGGGCGCGACACGATGGGCGTCGTCTTCGCACGTTTCGCGGAGAGCGACCGAATCATCGCGCTGGCCAAGAACAGTGACCGAAACCTTGAGACCCAGGATGTTCCGGAGACGGTTGCAGACGCAGCCGCCCCGGAGGGTGCAG
This region includes:
- a CDS encoding DUF721 domain-containing protein, with translation MTEPRRLGRDADPAGELSATVYLRFKEIFGGERISRDRKRRERSAEGPQDSVPYGVGRDPKGLGTVIDSLTAGLGWNSPLAQHEVLGNWAELCGEDTARYSEPVSIADGVLLVQCQSTAWATQLRHMRHEILVRIAERYPDAGVDTIRFQGPGAPSWKRGPRSIPGRGPRDTYG
- the gyrB gene encoding DNA topoisomerase (ATP-hydrolyzing) subunit B, which codes for MTSEPNTHAQDSDYGASAIQVLEGLEAVRKRPGMYIGSTGPRGLHHLVYEIVDNSVDEALAGYCDTILVTILEDGGVRVIDNGRGIPVDIHPVEKKSTVEVVLTILHAGGKFGGGGYAVSGGLHGVGSSVVNALSTRLSVEVRRQGSVWRQSFQHGVPDAPLHEDEPSSETGTTITFWPSAETFETTEFDYETLRTRFQQMAFLNKGLRIELADERPLRDAIEAEDVDDNSAAHSQRKDVFFYERGLEDYVEYLNKAKRAELVHDEIISFESENTERKIALEVAMQWTTAYNESVHTYANTINTHEGGTHEEGFRAALTTLVNRYAREKGILKEKDDNLSGDDVREGLTAVISVKLSEPQFEGQTKTKLGNTEAKAFVQKVVSEQLNDWFDRNPNQAKEIIRKALQAATARLAARKARETARRKGLLEGGGMPGKLKDCQSKDPSLSEIFIVEGDSAGGSAVQGRNPETQAILPLRGKILNVEKARLDRALANNEVQAMITAFGAGIGEDFNPDKVRYHKIVLMADADVDGQHITTLLLTLLFRYMRPLVDLGYVYLAQPPLYRLKWSNADHQYVYSDRERDALVTDGVASGKRIPKENGIQRYKGLGEMNYKELWETTMDPQTRTLLQVTLDDAAAADEIFSTLMGEDVESRRTFIQKNAKDVRFLDI
- the gyrA gene encoding DNA gyrase subunit A, which produces MADETNDEITVPDEDHGVHGRIDQVDLQLEMQRSYLDYAMSVIVGRALPDVRDGLKPVHRRVIYAMYDGGYRPDRSFSKCARVVGDVMGQFHPHGDTAIYDALVRLVQPWSLRYPLALGQGNFGSPGNDGAAAPRYTETKMAPLAMEMVRDIDEETVDFQPNYDGESQEPVVLPARFPNLLVNGSVGIAVGMATNIPPHNLREVADGALWHLANPEASRDELLEALMQRIKGPDFPTGAQILGIKGIQDAYRTGRGSITMRAVVNVEEIQGRTCLVVTELPYQVNPDNLALKIADLVKEGRLGGVADIRDETSGRTGQRLVIVLKRDAVAKVVLNNLYKHTQLQDNFGANMLAIVDGIPRTLPLDGFITNWVTHQVEVIVRRTVFRLRKKEERAHILRGYLKALDALDEVIALIRRSPSADEARTGLMDLLEIDELQASAILDMQLRRLAALERQKIIDEAAEIEAQIADLKDILAKPVRQREIVSEELTAIVDKYGDDRRTEIMFGFDGDMNMEDLIPEEEMVITVTRGGYIKRTRSDNYRQQHRGGKGVKGAQLRADDVVDHFFVTTTHHWLLFFTTKGRVYRAKAYELQEAGRDAKGQHVANLLAMQPDEEIAEILDIRDYEAATYLVLATHDGLVKKTALSEYDTNRSGGIIAINLREGDELTSALLVENDSDVLLVSRKGMSIRFTASDETLRPMGRATSGVIGMHFRDDDKLLSASVLPSVEGEEREAFVFVVTEGGYAKRTNIDQYRGQNRGGLGIKVAKLNDDRGTLAGALIVDESDEVLVVLASGKVVRSAVAEVPAKGRDTMGVVFARFAESDRIIALAKNSDRNLETQDVPETVADAAAPEGAEPEASVPDETPAMKEEVDEQ